The window GAGGGAATCGCCAGCCCGCAGGCGCTGTTGGAGTACGACTTCCGGTCGGTGCTGACGCCCGAGGCGGTCAGCTCGGTGTTCGATTCGCTGAGCGTCGCCGCCAACACGTTCGCCTTTCTCGGCGTCGGCGCGATTCATCTGTTCGTCATGATCGCGTTCGCGTTCTACCTCCTCCGGGACGGTCACCGCCTGCGACGGTGGGGCCAGTCGATGTTCGCCGACGACCACGGC of the Salifodinibacter halophilus genome contains:
- a CDS encoding AI-2E family transporter — translated: EGIASPQALLEYDFRSVLTPEAVSSVFDSLSVAANTFAFLGVGAIHLFVMIAFAFYLLRDGHRLRRWGQSMFADDHG